From one Montipora capricornis isolate CH-2021 chromosome 10, ASM3666992v2, whole genome shotgun sequence genomic stretch:
- the LOC138019712 gene encoding uncharacterized protein: MAYHIATTVLLAILHTLLMHFSQHTKADMAINCTKFSYCINKYADIYKSLTSEENSFNIQSALYPSLKPSSLIVKVQIYGQNNTLVANYTWSLNCLYAAFPGTVLELLSLGAILVTPRTQDLTICIPDFCPRLSSVTDRKALIKDALAAFEDLAIPGSPDPRLNTAECVTEGHIPNIKATEHSSYIRTVIWSSCLFVFLMGPYLSTLILRSLKVFREKKQQSLVKSATVLSVFLFFAEFAIIINVVMYSVSGSAPWDIYVILGFIFFEALILSFCLGPIHCAHDRLLDFVTRIAANLSLYHFCWLVVGIMTNPTWGLVVLLTVSFFCLALTFALFMIFEARRDYGAVFACIVSFCGVCCLVLSAVLAGQSFYGRATAHDFLRTVLLYVMGVLISWISWNRKPESISNDSDGSLTPLIATD; encoded by the exons ATGGCTTACCACATTGCCACTACTGTTCTTCTTGCTATTTTGCACACTTTATTGATGCACTTTTCACAACACACTAAGGCAGATATGGCCATAAATTGCACCAAGTTCAGCTACTGCATTAACAAATATGCTGATATCTATAAATCTCTCACATCGGAGGAAAACAGTTTTAACATTCAATCCGCTCTGTATCCATCACTAAAGCCGTCATCTCTTATTGTCAAAGTGCAAATTTATGGGCAAAATAACACATTGGTAGCAAATTATACGTGGAGTTTGAATTGTCTCTACGCTGCTTTCCCTGGTACAGTTCTGGAACTCCTATCACTGGGTGCTATTCTTGTCACACCACGCACGCAGGACCTAACGATATGTATTCCAGATTTCTGTCCGAGATTATCATCAGTGACGGACCGGAAAGCCCTTATAAAAGATGCTCTTGCTGCG TTTGAGGATCTTGCCATTCCAGGATCACCGGATCCCAGGCTTAACACAGCTGAATGCGTCACGGAGGGCCATATACCAAACATAAAGGCAACTGAACACAGCTCATATATTAGAACAGTTATATGGTCTTCCtgcctttttgtttttctaatgGGTCCCTATCTTTCCACCTTAATTTTGCGTTCGTTAAAAGTGTTTCGTGAAAAGAAACAACAGTCCTTGGTAAAATCCGCTACAGTCTTaagtgttttcttgttttttgctGAATTCGCGATTATAATCAATGTCGTTATGTATTCAGTGTCTGGAAGTGCTCCATGGGACATTTATGTTATTCTTGGGTTTATCTTTTTTGAAGCACTGATATTATCATTTTGCTTGGGTCCTATTCATTGCGCGCACGACCGCCTCTTAGATTTTGTAACAAGAATAGCAGCAAATCTCTCCCTTTATCACTTTTGTTGGCTGGTTGTTGGTATCATGACAAACCCAACATGGGGTTTGGTTGTTTTACTGACAGTCTCATTCTTTTGTCTTGCCCTGACCTTTGCACTTTTCATGATCTTTGAGGCTCGGCGTGACTACGGAGCTGTCTTCGCGTGCATTGTTTCTTTTTGTGGTGTTTGCTGTCTTGTTTTGTCAGCAGTTCTCGCTGGCCAGTCATTCTACGGGAGAGCGACAGCACATGATTTCTTGAGAACTGTTTTGTTGTATGTTATGGGTGTGTTAATTTCATGGATATCTTGGAATCGGAAACCTGAAAGTATTAGCAATGACAGCGATGGGTCTCTTACGCCATTGATTGCAACAGACTAG
- the LOC138021137 gene encoding zinc finger MYM-type protein 3-like, with product MALTSGSERFRVPKTSSEETGLVNDTVPPSTKYKNKWAVNIFAEWQSLREVKVPVLDCGGVFKNYELHKVCALSADIAAIDVLSLNYWLSKFVMEVAKKSGERYPPKSVYGIICSLKRHLEERNGSDGTDLN from the coding sequence ATGGCGCTCACGTCCGGATCAGAGCGATTTCGCGTTCCCAAAACGTCTTCTGAAGAAACTGGTTTGGTAAATGACACCGTTCCACCTTCAACAAAATACAAGAACAAGTGGGCTGTAAACATTTTTGCCGAATGGCAGAGTTTAAGAGAGGTTAAGGTTCCAGTTTTAGATTGTGGTGGTGTCTTTAAAAACTACGAGCTACACAAGGTCTGCGCTCTGAGTGCAGACATAGCTGCAATTGACGTACTGTCGCTGAACTACTGGTTGTCCAAATTCGTGATGGAGGTAGCGAAAAAGTCGGGAGAAAGATACCCTCCAAAGAGTGTGTATGGAATCATTTGTTCTTTGAAACGTCATTTGGAGGAGAGAAATGGTTCGGATGGTACTGATCTGAactaa
- the LOC138021136 gene encoding probable serine/threonine-protein kinase DDB_G0267514, translating to MARNKRNNLKDREKMKGLRVAAKKRWRKKKNDLKKGVQTSLKEAGPSVSIPQPRDKSLSTVVAGPKPSAMSVRQQGDHLEKLHPPRRPETETPRNLTSHVKEINPSEVIRSEKTLGCGTFGVCYLAHYRGTVVKVKELRLRSEPSSVAERKKEVLHEANMISHLGGHRGLPLLFGVITKTMSLRLITQFHGHKNQSVTLKRGLRKLELDKPSWLTILKSIIEALDHIHKAGVLHNDLKSNDIVLEKREQLWNPVIIDFGKARLITKPKPFMWVSRKRRPPKHRPRKRRPRKHRPRKRRP from the coding sequence ATGGCTCGAAACAAGCGAAACAATTTAAAAGACCGAGAGAAGATGAAAGGGCTGCGAGTCGCAGCAAAGAAGCGCTGGAGAAAGAAGAAGAACGATCTAAAGAAAGGTGTCCAAACTTCGCTTAAGGAAGCTGGTCCGTCTGTTAGTATTCCACAGCCTCGAGATAAAAGCTTAAGTACTGTTGTTGCGGGACCAAAACCATCGGCTATGAGCGTGAGGCAGCAGGGTGATCATTTAGAGAAACTCCATCCACCAAGAAGACCGGAAACAGAAACACCAAGAAATTTAACTAGCCACGTAAAAGAAATTAATCCTTCTGAGGTCATTAGATCAGAAAAAACATTGGGTTGTGGCACCTTTGGTGTATGCTATCTGGCACACTACAGAGGCACAGTGGTCAAGGTGAAAGAATTGCGGCTGCGATCAGAACCAAGTTCGGTAGCAGAGAGAAAGAAAGAGGTTCTTCATGAGGCCAACATGATTAGCCATTTGGGCGGCCACCGTGGATTACCTCTACTTTTCGGAGTTATTACAAAGACAATGTCTTTGAGACTTATTACGCAATTCCACGGACATAAAAATCAGAGTGTCACTTTAAAGAGGGGGTTGAGAAAATTGGAATTGGACAAGCCCTCTTGGCTAACAATTCTGAAGAGCATTATAGAGGCTCTTGATCACATTCATAAAGCTGGAGTGTTGCACAACGATCTGAAATCAAATGACATTGTGCTAGAGAAACGTGAACAGCTATGGAATCCTGTTATCATTGATTTTGGGAAGGCGAGGTTAATTACCAAACCGAAACCTTTCATgtgggtgtctcgaaaacgcAGACCTCCAAAGCACAGACCTcgaaaacgcagacctcgaAAACACAGACCTCGAAAACGCAGACCTTGA